A single genomic interval of Barnesiella intestinihominis YIT 11860 harbors:
- a CDS encoding alpha-N-acetylglucosaminidase, translated as MKYHISSSLFVLFCIVLCACNSSSVEKDGIIQPAFDLIERQIGERAAGIQLEEIAPENGKETFEVEAKNGILTLRGSSSVAICYAFHTYLREACSAMKTWSGEHMELPETWPDFVLKEQTTPYEYRYFLNVCTFGYTTPYWDWERWEKEIDWMALRGVNMPLATVASEAIAERVWLKMGLKEEDIRAFFTGPAHLPWHRMGNLNGWDGPLTNGWQKEQIKLQHKILNRMRELGMDPIAPAFAGFVPTAFAERHPEIQFKHLEWGGFDEKYNAYVLPPETPYFKEIGKLFIEEWEKEFGKNTYYLSDSFNEMKLPVAEGDDDGKHKLLAQYGESIYHSIAAGNPDAVWVTQGWTFGYQHDFWDKASLQALLSRVPDDKMIIIDLGNDYPKWVWGTEQTWKNHDGFYGKKWIFSYVPNFGGKTPMTGDLQMYATSSAEALHSANAGNLVGFGSAPEGLENNEVVYELLADMGWTADSIDLDSWLPVYCKARYGGCPAAMDSAWQRFKETAYSSLYSYPRFTWQTVVPDTRRISKLDVSDSFLQGVELFLSCADSLESSPLYVNDAIEYASYYLAAKADDCYKRALKEDSLGNRVAAMQQLDRSVEILLDVDKLLASHPLYRLEEWVDMARDWGKTDLEKDAYEANAKRLITTWGGFQEDYAARFWSGLIKDYYIPRMKLYFSEQRADLDRWEENWIKAPWHNTSTSFEDPLQSAIKLVERYKGE; from the coding sequence ATGAAATACCACATATCAAGTAGTTTGTTTGTGCTTTTTTGTATCGTACTGTGTGCTTGTAACTCGTCTTCGGTCGAGAAAGACGGCATAATACAACCCGCTTTTGATTTAATCGAGCGGCAAATCGGGGAGAGAGCGGCCGGTATACAGTTGGAGGAGATAGCTCCTGAGAATGGAAAAGAGACTTTCGAGGTAGAGGCTAAAAATGGTATTCTCACGTTGAGAGGCAGCAGCTCGGTGGCTATTTGTTATGCGTTCCATACTTATTTACGAGAGGCTTGCTCGGCGATGAAAACATGGAGCGGGGAACATATGGAGTTGCCTGAGACTTGGCCCGATTTTGTTTTGAAAGAGCAGACTACGCCGTATGAGTACCGATATTTCTTGAATGTGTGTACCTTTGGTTATACAACTCCGTATTGGGATTGGGAACGCTGGGAAAAGGAAATCGACTGGATGGCTCTGCGGGGAGTCAATATGCCGTTGGCTACCGTAGCGAGCGAGGCGATTGCCGAGCGAGTGTGGCTGAAAATGGGATTGAAAGAAGAGGATATACGGGCTTTTTTTACCGGCCCGGCACATTTGCCATGGCATCGTATGGGGAATCTGAATGGTTGGGACGGCCCGCTTACGAACGGTTGGCAGAAGGAGCAGATAAAACTGCAACACAAGATATTGAATCGAATGCGAGAACTGGGTATGGATCCTATTGCTCCTGCATTTGCCGGCTTTGTACCTACTGCGTTTGCCGAACGACACCCCGAAATACAATTCAAACATTTGGAATGGGGCGGATTCGATGAAAAATACAACGCTTATGTATTGCCTCCCGAGACTCCCTACTTTAAGGAGATAGGAAAACTTTTTATCGAAGAGTGGGAAAAAGAGTTTGGAAAGAATACTTACTATCTGTCGGATAGTTTCAATGAGATGAAATTGCCTGTCGCCGAGGGTGACGATGACGGGAAACACAAGTTATTGGCACAATACGGCGAATCTATATATCATTCGATTGCGGCCGGCAATCCCGATGCTGTTTGGGTAACGCAAGGCTGGACTTTCGGATATCAACACGATTTTTGGGACAAGGCTAGCTTGCAGGCTTTGCTGAGTAGGGTTCCCGATGATAAAATGATTATTATCGATTTGGGAAACGATTATCCGAAATGGGTTTGGGGTACTGAACAAACATGGAAAAATCATGATGGTTTTTATGGGAAAAAATGGATATTCAGTTATGTGCCGAACTTTGGGGGAAAGACTCCGATGACGGGCGATTTGCAGATGTATGCGACCTCTTCGGCCGAAGCTTTGCATAGTGCGAATGCCGGTAATTTGGTCGGGTTCGGTTCTGCTCCCGAAGGGCTTGAAAATAACGAGGTCGTTTATGAATTGTTGGCCGATATGGGTTGGACGGCCGATTCGATAGATTTGGATTCTTGGCTGCCCGTTTATTGTAAGGCTCGTTACGGCGGTTGCCCGGCGGCTATGGATAGTGCTTGGCAGCGGTTCAAGGAAACAGCTTATAGCTCGTTGTATTCTTACCCCCGGTTTACTTGGCAAACGGTTGTCCCGGATACCCGCCGAATCAGTAAGTTGGACGTGAGCGATTCGTTCTTGCAAGGTGTCGAACTGTTTTTGTCGTGTGCCGATAGTTTGGAATCGTCGCCGCTGTATGTGAATGATGCCATTGAATATGCTTCTTATTATTTGGCTGCCAAAGCTGATGATTGTTATAAACGGGCTTTGAAAGAAGATTCTTTGGGGAACCGGGTGGCGGCCATGCAGCAGTTGGATCGTTCGGTCGAGATTCTTTTAGATGTGGATAAGTTGTTGGCCTCGCATCCGTTGTATCGACTGGAAGAGTGGGTGGATATGGCTCGCGATTGGGGGAAAACGGATTTGGAGAAAGATGCCTATGAGGCTAATGCCAAGCGGTTGATTACGACATGGGGTGGTTTCCAAGAAGATTATGCCGCCCGGTTTTGGAGCGGGTTGATAAAGGATTATTATATTCCCCGTATGAAGTTGTATTTTTCGGAACAGCGGGCCGATTTGGACCGTTGGGAGGAAAATTGGATAAAAGCTCCGTGGCACAATACCTCTACGTCGTTCGAAGATCCGTTACAAAGCGCGATTAAATTGGTCGAACGATATAAAGGGGAATAG
- a CDS encoding glycerate kinase, giving the protein MKRVILAFDSFKGCASSQEIAASARQGITDVFPECAVVVVPVADGGEGTVEAICSNMSVERVSCRVHDPLMNPMEAAYGITSNGSTAILEMAAASGLPLIPQEKRNPLLTTTWGTGEMIADALQRGCRRIVMGIGGSATNDAGIGLLAALGYRFLDERGEELPPVGESLGKIARVDGSSANKLLCETSFTIACDVNNPFYGSRGAAAVYAPQKGASPDEVDFLEKGMIHYAQVIKETRQMDISEIPGAGAAGGLGGGVLPFLNAELQSGIDIVLDMLRFRETIQGADLIFTGEGKLDKQTGMGKALGGILHYAKEEAVPVIAIGGCVEACEILNEMGFASIFSIQTAPVSLQEAMDRDFALKNIRQVVTQIMRTIQIGTHG; this is encoded by the coding sequence ATGAAAAGGGTAATTTTGGCTTTTGATTCTTTCAAAGGATGTGCGAGTTCGCAGGAGATCGCAGCCTCTGCGCGGCAGGGGATTACCGACGTGTTTCCCGAATGTGCGGTGGTGGTAGTGCCTGTGGCCGATGGGGGTGAAGGTACGGTCGAGGCGATTTGCTCGAATATGTCCGTCGAGCGGGTATCGTGCCGTGTCCACGATCCTCTTATGAATCCGATGGAAGCGGCATACGGAATTACTTCTAATGGATCGACCGCTATATTGGAAATGGCAGCTGCAAGCGGTTTGCCTTTGATTCCGCAAGAAAAACGAAATCCTTTGCTCACGACTACATGGGGAACCGGTGAGATGATTGCCGATGCGTTGCAGCGGGGGTGTCGTCGCATTGTCATGGGTATCGGTGGCAGCGCCACTAACGACGCAGGTATCGGTTTGTTGGCGGCGTTGGGTTATCGTTTTTTGGACGAGCGGGGCGAGGAGCTTCCTCCTGTTGGCGAAAGTTTGGGAAAGATTGCCCGGGTGGACGGTTCTTCGGCTAACAAATTGTTATGTGAAACTTCTTTTACGATAGCTTGCGATGTAAATAATCCTTTTTACGGTAGTCGCGGAGCTGCCGCTGTTTACGCTCCCCAAAAGGGTGCTTCTCCCGATGAAGTCGATTTTTTGGAAAAGGGAATGATTCATTATGCGCAAGTGATAAAGGAGACGAGGCAGATGGATATTTCGGAAATTCCGGGAGCCGGTGCGGCCGGAGGTTTGGGTGGCGGCGTGTTGCCATTCTTGAATGCCGAGTTACAATCGGGGATTGATATTGTTTTGGATATGCTCCGTTTCAGGGAGACGATACAGGGAGCCGATTTGATTTTTACCGGTGAAGGGAAATTGGACAAACAGACCGGTATGGGCAAAGCATTGGGCGGAATTTTGCATTATGCGAAAGAGGAGGCTGTCCCGGTAATTGCCATAGGCGGCTGTGTGGAGGCGTGCGAAATATTGAACGAGATGGGATTTGCCAGTATTTTTTCCATACAGACGGCTCCGGTTTCTTTGCAGGAGGCAATGGATCGGGATTTTGCTTTGAAGAATATAAGGCAGGTTGTCACACAGATTATGCGAACCATTCAAATAGGGACACATGGATAG
- a CDS encoding GntP family permease translates to MDSTVGALIGLLVSIFLIIKKVSPAYSLILGALIGGLAGGFSLEEVVVSMTEGVKDVSSAVLRILTAGVLSGVLIKTGAAMTISNAIIRFWGEKRVYLALAFATMLLCAVGVFIDVAVITVAPVALSIGRRLGIPTPQLLLVMIGGGKSGNIISPNPNTIIAAENFGADLPSVMFANIIPAIIGLLFTVFVIARFFPVKPCKVHTDEEEMGNDDGLPSLWSSLVAPVVTIFLLALRPLCGITVDPLVALPAGGLCGLICMRQWKNALPSIEFGLQKMSVIAVLLIGTGTIAGVIKDSTLKDYILAMLDHVSMGKDMIAPISGILMSAATASTTAGATLASASFADTILAVGVSSIWGAAMVNAGSTVLDHLPHGSFFHATGGVCDLTFRDRLKLIPYETLIGAVLTLFSIIMYWICR, encoded by the coding sequence ATGGATAGTACGGTAGGTGCATTAATCGGATTGCTGGTGTCGATATTCTTGATAATCAAGAAAGTTTCACCGGCTTATAGCCTTATTTTGGGCGCTTTGATCGGTGGTTTGGCCGGAGGCTTCTCCTTGGAAGAAGTCGTTGTGTCGATGACCGAGGGCGTGAAAGATGTCTCTTCGGCTGTGTTGCGTATCCTGACGGCGGGGGTATTGTCGGGTGTTCTGATAAAAACAGGGGCTGCAATGACTATTTCAAATGCGATAATCAGGTTTTGGGGTGAGAAACGTGTCTATTTGGCTTTGGCGTTTGCCACGATGTTGTTGTGTGCGGTAGGCGTTTTTATCGATGTAGCGGTGATAACGGTAGCTCCGGTTGCATTGTCTATCGGTCGGAGGTTGGGGATTCCTACTCCGCAACTGCTGCTTGTGATGATAGGCGGAGGGAAAAGCGGAAATATTATTTCGCCCAATCCCAACACGATTATTGCGGCCGAGAATTTTGGAGCCGATTTGCCCTCGGTTATGTTTGCCAATATTATACCGGCCATAATAGGTTTGTTGTTTACCGTGTTCGTGATAGCTCGTTTTTTCCCGGTGAAACCTTGTAAGGTCCATACCGATGAGGAGGAGATGGGAAACGACGATGGATTACCTTCGTTATGGAGTAGTTTGGTGGCTCCCGTCGTGACTATTTTCCTGTTGGCTTTACGACCTTTGTGTGGTATCACCGTAGACCCTTTGGTAGCTCTTCCGGCAGGTGGATTGTGCGGATTGATATGTATGCGGCAATGGAAAAATGCATTGCCGAGTATCGAATTCGGTTTACAGAAAATGTCGGTGATAGCCGTGTTGTTGATCGGTACAGGGACTATTGCCGGCGTGATTAAAGATTCGACTTTGAAAGATTATATCTTGGCCATGTTGGATCATGTGAGTATGGGAAAGGATATGATTGCTCCTATTTCCGGTATTTTAATGTCTGCCGCTACGGCTTCGACTACGGCGGGAGCTACGTTGGCTTCTGCCTCTTTTGCCGATACGATTTTAGCAGTGGGCGTTTCGTCGATATGGGGTGCGGCGATGGTTAATGCCGGGTCTACCGTACTGGATCATTTGCCTCACGGGTCGTTTTTCCATGCTACGGGAGGGGTTTGCGATTTGACGTTTAGAGACCGGTTGAAACTGATTCCTTATGAAACACTTATCGGAGCCGTGTTAACTCTATTCTCGATTATAATGTATTGGATATGTCGTTGA
- a CDS encoding acyltransferase family protein has translation MSLTRTSKRLVSLDVLRGITVCGMILVNNAGACGYAYAPLKHAKWDGFTPADLVFPAFMFIMGVSIYLSLNKSNFDWRISIARILRRTVLIFMSGVALKWILAFIATGEYNTLENLRIMGVLQRLGICYGIVALLAVTVRHRLFPTIIAVLLVGYYLLQLFGNGFEKCAGNIVSMVDYAVLGKSHMYLGGAQFVDPEGVLSTIPAIAQVMIGFLCGKVIVGEKEIRSQIVKLAVWGTSMFVIGYLWSYAAPLNKRLWSPSFVLVTCGITSLIFATLIYIIDDSKRTRWSFPFLVVGVNPLSIYIFSEIAGGLFRKLQWTTISFEGIWQPLFGNCGGSLAYALAFLMFNWLIAFFLYKKHIYIKL, from the coding sequence ATGTCGTTGACGAGAACTTCTAAACGGTTGGTTTCATTGGACGTGTTGAGGGGAATTACCGTTTGCGGCATGATTCTCGTCAACAATGCAGGGGCGTGCGGATATGCATATGCTCCTTTGAAACATGCGAAATGGGACGGATTTACACCGGCCGATCTTGTTTTTCCTGCCTTCATGTTTATCATGGGAGTCTCTATTTATTTGTCGCTCAATAAATCGAATTTCGATTGGCGGATTTCGATTGCCCGAATCCTGCGGCGCACGGTATTGATTTTCATGTCGGGTGTCGCCCTCAAATGGATTTTGGCGTTTATTGCTACCGGGGAATACAATACGCTTGAAAATTTACGGATTATGGGTGTATTGCAGCGACTGGGAATCTGTTACGGGATTGTAGCTCTTTTGGCCGTGACTGTTCGTCATCGTTTGTTCCCGACGATTATCGCCGTTTTGCTTGTCGGGTATTATTTGTTGCAACTTTTCGGGAACGGATTTGAGAAATGTGCCGGGAATATTGTCTCTATGGTCGATTATGCCGTGTTGGGAAAATCTCATATGTATTTGGGCGGAGCTCAATTCGTCGACCCCGAAGGGGTATTGAGTACGATTCCGGCAATAGCTCAGGTGATGATAGGATTTCTTTGCGGAAAAGTTATCGTCGGGGAAAAAGAGATACGTTCACAAATCGTGAAGTTGGCGGTTTGGGGTACATCGATGTTCGTTATCGGGTATTTGTGGAGCTATGCCGCTCCTTTGAACAAACGGCTGTGGTCTCCGAGTTTCGTTTTGGTAACTTGCGGTATCACCTCTCTGATTTTTGCGACACTCATTTATATTATCGACGATTCGAAGAGGACGCGCTGGTCGTTTCCGTTCTTGGTAGTAGGCGTAAATCCGTTGTCGATTTATATATTCAGCGAAATTGCCGGAGGGTTATTCCGTAAACTCCAATGGACGACAATATCGTTCGAAGGAATATGGCAGCCTCTTTTCGGGAATTGCGGAGGCAGTTTGGCCTATGCGCTCGCCTTTCTTATGTTTAATTGGCTCATTGCCTTTTTCTTGTACAAAAAGCATATTTATATCAAATTATAG
- a CDS encoding alpha-N-acetylglucosaminidase, with the protein MKKLFFIASFFMLLGMTACSSKDRDVLAVEQLTHRLIPQYADRFVFEIVPDEDRDYYSLESKDGKIHISGNNANSMAAGLNYYLKYYCLTTVSWYADIPVEMPDVLPMVEKPVVVEAKVDNRFFLNYCTYGYSMPFWKWKDWERFIDWMALNGVNMPLAITGQEMVWYKVWKKIGLTDEEIRSYFTGPVYLPWHRMANIDGWNGPLPMQWLESQAELQKKILARERELNMTPVLPAFAGHVPAALKRIHPDANIQYLGKWAGFGDSYRCHFLNPEEPLFAEIQKSFLEEQEKMFGTDHIYGVDPFNEVDPPSWEPEYLAQVSSDMYKSLAAADPDAVWLQMTWMFYHDRKLWTAPRVKALLTGVPSDKLVLLDYHCENVELWKSTEKFHGQPYIWCYLGNFGGNTTLTGNVKESGDRLDNALINGGDNLKGIGSTLEGLDINQFPYEYIFEKAWTIDVNGQDWVERLADRHVGAVSESAREAWQILFDDVFVQVPRTLGILPGYRPKLGDNYNKRTSNEYDNATLLRVWELLLEVPSCDRDAFEIDVIMTGRQLLGNYFLDVKKEFDGFYKKRNVPGLKEKASEMREILSDLELLNSFHNRASLDKWIEDARSLGDTDELKNYYEKNARNLITTWGGSLNDYASRTWAGLLNDYYARRWEIYFDAVIGAAEKGIELDKDELKSRLATFEQEWVESTTPVCIERNGTLLDTSRRLLEKYGPRIEKSL; encoded by the coding sequence ATGAAAAAACTATTTTTTATTGCTTCGTTTTTTATGCTATTGGGAATGACGGCTTGTTCCTCGAAGGATCGCGATGTGTTGGCCGTGGAACAACTTACTCACCGTTTAATCCCCCAATATGCCGATCGATTCGTGTTCGAGATAGTTCCTGATGAGGATAGGGATTACTATTCGTTGGAAAGTAAGGACGGAAAAATCCACATTAGCGGGAATAACGCTAATTCGATGGCTGCCGGATTAAATTATTATTTGAAATATTATTGTCTGACGACTGTATCGTGGTATGCCGATATTCCGGTCGAAATGCCCGATGTGTTACCTATGGTGGAAAAACCGGTAGTCGTAGAAGCGAAAGTGGATAATCGCTTTTTCTTGAATTATTGTACTTACGGGTATTCCATGCCTTTTTGGAAATGGAAGGATTGGGAGCGTTTTATCGATTGGATGGCGTTGAACGGAGTGAATATGCCATTGGCTATAACCGGCCAAGAGATGGTGTGGTATAAAGTGTGGAAAAAAATAGGGCTGACCGATGAAGAGATTCGTTCTTATTTTACGGGCCCGGTTTATTTGCCGTGGCATCGCATGGCGAATATCGATGGCTGGAACGGGCCGTTACCCATGCAATGGCTGGAATCTCAGGCCGAGTTGCAGAAAAAGATTTTGGCTCGTGAGCGTGAATTGAACATGACGCCGGTATTGCCCGCTTTTGCAGGTCATGTGCCGGCTGCCTTGAAACGGATTCACCCCGATGCCAATATTCAATATTTGGGGAAATGGGCGGGTTTCGGCGATTCGTATCGCTGTCATTTCTTGAATCCCGAAGAACCGCTTTTTGCAGAAATTCAAAAGAGTTTCTTGGAAGAACAGGAAAAGATGTTCGGGACAGACCATATTTATGGTGTGGATCCTTTTAACGAGGTGGATCCGCCGAGCTGGGAGCCCGAATATCTGGCACAGGTATCTTCGGATATGTATAAATCGTTGGCTGCTGCCGACCCCGATGCCGTGTGGTTGCAAATGACATGGATGTTTTATCATGATCGAAAATTGTGGACAGCACCTCGGGTGAAAGCTCTGTTGACCGGGGTTCCGTCCGATAAATTGGTTTTGTTGGATTATCATTGTGAAAATGTAGAGCTGTGGAAAAGTACGGAGAAATTTCATGGACAGCCTTATATCTGGTGTTATTTAGGAAATTTCGGAGGTAATACCACGTTGACCGGAAATGTAAAGGAGAGCGGTGACAGGCTCGATAACGCTTTGATAAACGGAGGAGACAACTTAAAAGGTATAGGTTCTACATTGGAAGGACTGGATATCAATCAGTTCCCTTATGAATATATCTTTGAGAAAGCGTGGACGATAGATGTGAATGGACAGGATTGGGTGGAGCGTTTGGCGGATAGGCACGTAGGAGCCGTTTCGGAATCGGCACGCGAGGCTTGGCAGATATTGTTTGACGATGTTTTTGTACAAGTGCCCCGTACATTAGGTATTTTGCCCGGATATCGGCCGAAATTGGGGGATAACTATAATAAACGGACCAGTAACGAGTATGATAACGCTACATTGCTGCGGGTGTGGGAGCTTTTATTGGAAGTTCCGTCTTGCGACAGAGATGCATTCGAGATAGATGTGATTATGACAGGTCGTCAACTCTTGGGCAATTATTTTTTGGACGTGAAAAAAGAATTTGACGGTTTTTATAAGAAACGGAATGTTCCCGGGTTGAAAGAAAAGGCTTCTGAAATGAGAGAGATACTGTCCGATTTGGAATTGTTGAATTCTTTCCACAACCGGGCATCGTTGGATAAATGGATTGAAGATGCCCGCAGTTTGGGCGATACCGACGAATTGAAAAATTATTATGAGAAAAATGCTCGTAATTTAATAACTACATGGGGTGGTAGTTTGAACGATTATGCGAGTCGTACATGGGCCGGTCTTCTGAACGATTATTATGCCAGACGATGGGAAATTTATTTTGATGCTGTGATCGGTGCGGCGGAGAAAGGAATAGAGTTGGATAAAGATGAATTGAAGAGCCGGCTTGCGACTTTTGAACAAGAGTGGGTAGAGAGTACGACACCTGTCTGTATCGAGCGGAATGGTACATTGCTCGATACTTCTCGTCGTTTGTTGGAGAAATACGGGCCGAGGATTGAGAAATCTCTCTAA
- a CDS encoding diphthine--ammonia ligase → MKTKAYFNWSSGKDSALALYRALNRFDIKALLTVIDSTNNRIPMHGTNLDLLKAQSQSIGIPLVTCDINTEYSEDKYKISLQEIIDKFKSQEISTALFGDIHLLELKIGREEKCRQAGLKTDFPLWNNSPQELLHEFIDSGFKAIITCIDGCVLDKTFVGRMIDYDFINDLPDGVDICGENGEYHSFVFDGPIFKEPVPCHLDPVSYKEYPCQDLKQNTGFWYIDIYNAP, encoded by the coding sequence ATGAAAACAAAAGCATATTTTAATTGGAGCAGCGGTAAGGACTCGGCTTTGGCCCTATACAGAGCGTTAAACAGATTCGACATCAAAGCGTTGCTTACGGTTATCGACTCTACGAACAACCGCATTCCCATGCACGGAACCAACCTCGACCTATTGAAAGCACAATCTCAAAGCATAGGAATTCCGCTCGTTACCTGTGATATAAATACCGAATATTCAGAAGATAAATACAAAATATCTTTACAAGAAATCATAGACAAATTCAAAAGTCAGGAAATTTCCACTGCCCTATTCGGCGATATTCATTTGCTGGAATTAAAAATCGGCAGAGAAGAAAAATGCAGACAAGCAGGATTAAAAACAGATTTTCCTTTATGGAACAATTCACCCCAAGAGCTATTACATGAATTTATAGACTCCGGTTTCAAAGCCATAATCACCTGTATCGACGGCTGTGTACTCGACAAAACTTTCGTCGGCAGAATGATAGACTATGATTTTATAAACGATTTACCCGACGGCGTCGATATCTGCGGCGAAAACGGAGAGTATCATTCATTCGTTTTTGATGGCCCTATCTTTAAAGAACCCGTTCCCTGTCACTTGGACCCTGTATCGTATAAAGAATATCCTTGTCAAGATCTGAAACAGAACACCGGGTTCTGGTATATCGACATCTACAATGCTCCCTAA
- a CDS encoding alpha/beta hydrolase, which yields MKFKSLIFIVLAASMTCTDIYAENNRPIDIALWENGPLEKNDDEGKAYDENVRIYRPSIKVFLPEGKNTGRAVIMCPGGGYALLAYDHEGYAYADYFKHQGIALIVLKYRMPHGNHKVPMSDVCEAMRVVKSHAAEWKINPDDIGIMGFSAGGHLASTFATHYPAELRPAFQILVYPVISMDETITHSGSRENLIGKNPSKALIDYYSNEKHVNAESPRAFIALSDDDRAVPVENSLRYYKALHRYQIPVSLHIYPTGGHGWGYNESFRFKKAVHDELSDWLRSF from the coding sequence ATGAAATTCAAAAGTCTTATTTTTATAGTTCTTGCAGCTTCTATGACTTGTACCGACATTTACGCAGAAAACAACCGCCCCATCGACATAGCTTTATGGGAAAACGGGCCGTTAGAAAAGAACGACGATGAAGGAAAAGCATACGACGAAAACGTCAGAATCTATCGACCCTCGATCAAAGTCTTTCTACCCGAAGGGAAAAATACAGGACGAGCCGTCATCATGTGCCCGGGAGGAGGATATGCCCTTCTGGCCTACGACCACGAAGGATATGCCTATGCCGACTACTTCAAACATCAAGGCATCGCCCTCATTGTCCTCAAATACCGCATGCCGCACGGAAACCACAAAGTCCCCATGTCCGATGTTTGCGAGGCCATGCGGGTCGTAAAATCCCATGCTGCCGAATGGAAGATAAACCCCGACGACATAGGAATTATGGGCTTTTCCGCCGGCGGACACTTGGCTTCTACTTTCGCGACCCACTATCCGGCAGAATTACGGCCAGCTTTCCAAATTCTCGTTTATCCGGTAATCTCTATGGACGAAACGATAACTCACAGCGGGTCGAGAGAAAATCTCATCGGGAAGAATCCGAGCAAAGCACTCATCGATTACTATTCCAATGAGAAACACGTCAACGCAGAGTCACCACGGGCTTTTATCGCCCTCTCCGATGACGACCGAGCTGTCCCTGTCGAAAACAGCCTCCGTTATTACAAAGCCCTGCATCGATATCAAATACCGGTCTCATTGCATATTTATCCCACAGGAGGTCACGGCTGGGGATATAATGAGTCGTTCCGATTCAAAAAAGCCGTTCATGATGAACTTTCCGATTGGTTGCGTTCATTTTGA
- a CDS encoding DMT family transporter: protein MKEKLKGHSAMFTANFLWGIMSPISKAIFLTGTISAFSLTNMRMAGAAILFWIASLFMPREPVTKRDLLLLFVASLFGITLNQGFFVLGLSYTTPIDASVVASLAPIITMILAAFIQKEPMTGKKVVGVFMGLSGALMLILNGAGTVSEGLSGGRVMGDLFCLVAEISFAIYYVAFKGLISRYTPVTLMKWMFLFSAICCLPLGGNDLLSIPYSDLSGTIYLDLFFVVFGATFLSYMLVSIGQKRLRPTILSMYNYTQPIVASLLAVWWGMDSFDLKKGFAILLVFLGVYVVTTSKSRAQVEAEMARQNNAVDK, encoded by the coding sequence ATGAAAGAAAAATTAAAAGGCCATTCGGCTATGTTCACGGCAAATTTCTTATGGGGAATTATGTCGCCTATTTCCAAAGCAATCTTTTTGACCGGAACGATTTCGGCGTTTTCGCTAACCAACATGCGTATGGCCGGGGCGGCGATTCTTTTTTGGATTGCTTCTTTGTTTATGCCTCGGGAGCCGGTTACTAAACGAGATTTGCTTTTGCTTTTCGTAGCATCTTTGTTTGGGATAACATTGAATCAGGGTTTCTTTGTGTTGGGATTGTCTTATACGACGCCGATAGATGCTTCGGTCGTCGCTTCTTTGGCTCCTATTATTACCATGATATTGGCTGCATTTATCCAGAAAGAGCCTATGACCGGCAAGAAGGTTGTGGGTGTATTTATGGGGCTTTCGGGGGCTTTAATGCTTATTTTGAACGGAGCGGGCACTGTTTCGGAAGGGCTTTCGGGTGGCCGGGTTATGGGAGACTTGTTTTGTTTGGTCGCTGAAATCAGTTTTGCTATTTATTATGTGGCTTTCAAGGGTTTGATAAGCCGGTATACACCTGTGACTTTGATGAAGTGGATGTTCTTGTTTTCTGCGATTTGCTGTTTGCCGCTCGGGGGAAACGATTTGTTGAGCATCCCATATTCCGATCTTAGCGGCACGATTTATCTCGATTTGTTTTTTGTCGTATTCGGTGCTACGTTTTTGTCTTATATGTTGGTTTCTATCGGACAAAAACGTTTGAGACCGACTATTTTAAGCATGTATAATTATACCCAGCCGATAGTCGCTTCTTTGTTGGCTGTTTGGTGGGGAATGGATAGCTTTGATTTGAAAAAGGGTTTTGCCATTCTTCTTGTTTTCTTGGGTGTTTATGTGGTGACAACCAGTAAATCGAGAGCACAAGTAGAGGCGGAAATGGCTAGACAAAATAATGCTGTCGATAAGTAG